The following are encoded together in the Pleurocapsa sp. FMAR1 genome:
- a CDS encoding sigma-70 family RNA polymerase sigma factor translates to MSPEPSSHYFEDENPNQTDADLFLRLQNGETDALATLYDRHATLVYGIALHLLANTAEAEDLTQDVFLSLTKNSAYDPQRGSLRTYLRILTRSRALDRLRTRTRRQQKLRHQAANQNEQLLSGSPMEEVAQLERSQEVLKALEQLSTEEREVLRMAYYQGLSQSEIATRLSTALGTVKSRTRRGLLKLRLALTNPRRQS, encoded by the coding sequence ATGTCTCCTGAACCCTCCAGTCATTATTTTGAGGATGAGAATCCCAATCAGACTGATGCAGACTTGTTTTTGCGGCTGCAAAATGGAGAAACCGATGCTCTAGCTACTTTGTACGATCGCCATGCCACCTTGGTTTATGGGATAGCGTTGCATTTACTAGCTAATACAGCCGAAGCAGAAGACTTGACTCAAGATGTTTTTCTAAGTCTGACTAAGAATTCTGCTTACGATCCTCAGCGAGGGAGTTTACGCACATACTTAAGAATCTTAACGCGATCGCGTGCCTTAGATCGCCTCAGAACCCGCACTAGAAGACAACAAAAACTTCGCCATCAAGCAGCAAATCAAAATGAGCAATTGTTGTCTGGAAGTCCCATGGAAGAGGTTGCTCAACTAGAGCGATCGCAAGAAGTCTTAAAGGCTTTAGAACAGCTATCAACCGAAGAAAGAGAAGTATTAAGAATGGCGTACTATCAAGGATTAAGCCAGTCAGAAATTGCTACGAGACTAAGTACTGCATTAGGAACGGTGAAGTCGAGAACCCGTCGTGGCTTACTTAAATTACGTCTGGCTCTGACAAATCCTAGGAGGCAGTCATAA